One stretch of Sardina pilchardus chromosome 17, fSarPil1.1, whole genome shotgun sequence DNA includes these proteins:
- the tiprl gene encoding TIP41-like protein, with protein MAESEWMHRSNKAMAHGFRSSKQDFAFGPWKITAAKTHIMKSKDIERLAEEMHMPALPEMLFGDNVLRIQHSDGFGIEFNAIDALKRVNNLQDSVKVACAQEWQESRADSEHSKEVVKRYDWTYTTDYRGTLVGEDMRITPTTERIDLEKLKAREQIVFFEDVLLFEDELHDHGVSMISAKIRVMPTSFFLLLRFFLRVDGVLIRIHDTRLYHEAGKNFMIREFSARESKVSELKHVPPALYTDPNEVAQYLPLRLTECEKLDFPVKE; from the exons ATGGCGGAGTCTGAGTGGATGCACAGAAGCA ATAAGGCCATGGCTCACGGATTTAGAAGCAGCAAGCAAGACTTCGCTTTCGGACCGTGGAAGATCACTGCAGCGAAAACACACATAATGAAATCAAAAGACATTGAACGTTTAGCTGAGGAGATGCATATGCCTGCTCTTCCGGAGATGCTTTTCGGGGATAACGTCTTACGCATTCAGCATTCGGACGGTTTTGGCATAGAGTTCAACGCCATCGATGCCCTCAAGCGCGTAAATAATCTGCAAGACTCCGTTAAAGTTGCCTGTGCCCAGGAATGGCAGGAGAGCAGAGCGGATTCCGAACACTCCAAGGAAGTGGTGAAACGCTATGACTGGACATACACCACCGATTATAGAGGTACTCTGGTAGGAGAAGATATGAGGATTACACCAACAACCGAGCGCATAGACTTGGAAAAGCTGAAGGCGCGAGAACAGATAGTTTTCTTCGAGGACGTTCTCCTGTTCGAGGACGAGCTGCACGACCACGGCGTGTCAATGATCAGTGCAAAGATACGAGTGATGCCTACAAGCTTTTTCCTGTTGCTACGGTTCTTCCTGCGCGTTGACGGTGTTCTCATTCGCATCCATGACACTAGACTTTATCACGAAGCCGGAAAGAACTTCATGATAAGGGAGTTCAGTGCACGAGAGAGCAAAGTCTCAGAACTGAAGCATGTTCCACCAGCCCTGTACACAGACCCCAACGAGGTTGCCCAGTACCTGCCTCTACGCTTGACAGAGTGTGAGAAACTGGACTTTCCGGTGAAAGAATGA
- the LOC134062292 gene encoding uncharacterized protein LOC134062292 produces MKQQVLTLLLLTVHFCSSENQYSTLGGSVTFSPGRDQIRSIVWKFGNDKVAEYDPIFEQDVAYYGDFKERTTLDINSGNITITTLTEKLKGTYSVEVNNEVLGTKFVIELVPKVIIEKKIILISSDGVTCKLNCTAKPSSIEYPLEYKWIPNGQPSEETNILIVNKDEWSKSFTCIASNQGSRDEAAVTAKDLCEGSDLTVPVAVGTSFGIVCLLAPIALYLKKRAKTGNPTSDSSASTTATYSKAPSGTDNDKD; encoded by the exons ATGAAACAGCAGGTGTTGACCCTTCTCTTGCTTACAGTCCACTTCTGTTCAT CTGAAAACCAATATTCGACACTCGGTGGAAGTGTTACTTTTTCCCCTGGACGTGACCAAATCAGGAGCATCGTGTGGAAATTTGGGAACGATAAGGTTGCAGAGTATGATCCAATCTTCGAGCAAGATGTCGCGTATTATGGAGATTTCAAGGAACGAACAACGTTGGATATTAATTCTGGCAACATTACAATAACTACGTTGACTGAAAAACTAAAGGGAACCTACTCAGTTGAGGTTAACAATGAGGTGTTGGGGACGAAGTTTGTTATCGAACTTGTTC CGAAAGTGATAATTGAGAAAAAAATTATTCTGATTTCCTCTGATGGGGTCACCTGTAAGCTAAACTGCACAGCCAAGCCATCCTCTATTGAATACCCCCTGGAGTACAAGTGGATTCCAAACGGACAGCCGAGCGAGGAAACGAATATACTGATTGTCAATAAGGACGAGTGGTCCAAATCATTCACTTGTATTGCAAGTAATCAAGGAAGTCGGGATGAAGCTGCAGTAACTGCGAAAGACCTTTGTGAAG GATCTGACCTTACAGTTCCAGTTGCAGTAGGAACAAGTTTTGGAATAGTGTGTCTTCTAGCTCCAATAGCTCTTTATCTAAAAA AACGTGCTAAAACTGGCAACCCAACATCAGACAGTTCTGCATCTACCACCGCAACATATAGTAAAG cACCCTCGGGCACAGACAATGACAAGGACTAG